Proteins encoded within one genomic window of Alteribacter populi:
- a CDS encoding RDD family protein: MEVNNPAGFWIRFFAGLIDGIILGIGVLILGAVLGFGGDGIASDVLSTIINWSYLVIVPVLWYGYTIGKKAVGVRVVKNDSSDVTWGTMILREVVGGLLYGISFGILAIVSAFMVGLRKDKRAIHDLIAGTYVTYHKPE, translated from the coding sequence GTGGAGGTAAATAACCCAGCCGGTTTTTGGATAAGGTTTTTTGCTGGCTTAATAGATGGTATTATCTTGGGAATTGGAGTATTGATTCTCGGGGCAGTATTAGGCTTCGGGGGTGATGGGATTGCCTCGGACGTTCTTTCGACAATTATTAATTGGAGTTACCTCGTCATTGTGCCGGTTCTTTGGTATGGCTATACAATAGGGAAAAAAGCCGTTGGTGTGCGGGTCGTAAAGAATGATAGCTCGGATGTTACATGGGGAACGATGATCCTTCGCGAAGTAGTAGGAGGACTTTTGTATGGGATCTCGTTTGGAATTTTAGCCATTGTCAGTGCGTTTATGGTTGGCCTTCGTAAAGATAAGCGGGCGATTCATGATCTGATTGCGGGTACCTATGTTACCTATCATAAACCTGAATAA